A stretch of the Papaver somniferum cultivar HN1 chromosome 6, ASM357369v1, whole genome shotgun sequence genome encodes the following:
- the LOC113288547 gene encoding SKP1-interacting partner 15-like: METTCLIHHLPQDSLHQIFSSLSIREILICRSLSKFFNQILTSSSFINLLSLKPPLNLIALRPSHHHHHHHNHHHRVTVSSPHSYLHVYDSDLNQWMKFAFDFIPFRSPIPVASSGGIVYLWVDSPDSGKSLVLCNPLTRKFQVLPGLGSAWSRHGTVLVGPVDRVLVLTELACLYFNGIGDSWQKFSSNLVSKPRSPILVFDSLFALCDVGSPWRRQWKLFSCTLTELEKSQGWKRLEKHEWGDIFDILKRPRLIRGNGNRILMVGGLKSSFSLNASCSTILLLRLDLETLEWDEVGRMPTDMFKSFQESSKFKVFGGGDRVCFSGKRIGRLAMWNYSIKAGKGEWRWVDGIPGNGDGLYRGFEYDARFTSAP, encoded by the coding sequence ATGGAAACCACCTGTTTGATTCATCACTTACCTCAAGATAGTCTACATCAAATCTTCTCATCTCTATCAATCCGTGAGATCTTAATCTGTCGTTCTTTATCAAAATTCTTCAATCAAATCTTAACTTCATCATCATTTATAAATCTCCTCTCATTAAAGCCGCCTCTGAATCTCATAGCACTTCGTCCatctcatcaccaccaccaccaccacaaccaccaccatcgagTTACTGTATCATCACCTCATTCGTATCTGCACGTATACGATTCTGATCTGAATCAATGGATGAAATTCGCTTTCGATTTCATTCCATTCAGATCTCCAATTCCAGTTGCTTCATCAGGAGGAATCGTTTATTTATGGGTTGACTCTCCCGATTCAGGGAAATCACTGGTGCTATGTAACCCGTTGACAAGGAAGTTTCAGGTTTTGCCGGGGCTTGGATCGGCTTGGTCGAGGCACGGCACGGTTTTAGTTGGGCCTGTTGATAGAGTATTGGTGCTTACTGAACTTGCTTGTCTTTACTTTAATGGTATTGGTGATTCTTGGCAAAAGTTTTCATCCAATTTAGTATCGAAACCTAGGAGTccaattttagtttttgattctttGTTTGCATTATGTGATGTTGGATCTCCATGGAGACGTCAGTGGAAATTGTTTTCATGTACATTAACTGAGCTTGAGAAATCACAAGGTTGGAAAAGATTAGAGAAACATGAATGGGGTGATATTTTTGATATATTGAAAAGACCTAGGTTGATTCGTGGAAATGGTAATAGAATTTTGATGGTGGGTGGATTGAAATCATCTTTTTCATTGAATGCTTCTTGTTCGACTATTTTATTATTGAGATTGGATTTGGAGACATTGGAATGGGATGAAGTTGGCAGAATGCCAACAGACATGTTTAAAAGTTTTCAGGAGTCGAGTAAGTTTAAGGTGTTTGGTGGAGGAGATAGGGTTTGTTTCTCAGGGAAACGGATTGGTAGATTAGCAATGTGGAATTACTCCATTAAGGCAGGGAAAGGTGAATGGAGGTGGGTTGATGGAATTCCTGGAAATGGTGATGGATTATACCGCGGGTTTGAATATGATGCTCGATTTACTTCTGCACCATGA
- the LOC113288548 gene encoding ADP-ribosylation factor-like protein 8a: MGIWENFLNWLRSLFFKQEMELSLIGLQGAGKTSLVNVIATGGYSEDMIPTIGFNMRKVTKGNVTIKLWDLGGQPRFRSMWERYCRAVSAIVYVVDAADHDNVTISKSELHDLLSKPSLNGIPLLVLGNKIDKPEALSKQALTDQMGLKSLTDREVCCFMISCRNSTNIDSVIDWLVKHSKSKS; encoded by the exons ATGGGAATATGGGAAAATTTCCTCAATTGGCTTCGAAG CCTCTTCTTCAAACAAGAAATGGAGCTCTCTTTGATTGGACTTCAGGGTGCAGGGAAAACTTCTCTTGTTAATGTCATTGCT ACTGGTGGATATAGTGAAGACATGATACCAACT ATAGGATTCAATATGAGGAAGGTAACTAAAGGGAATGTCACAATTAAGTTATGGGATCTTGGAGGTCAACCCAGGTTCCGCAGCATGTGGGAGAGATACTGTCGTGCCGTTTCAGCCATTGT TTATGTTGTTGATGCTGCTGATCACGACAATGTAACCATCTCAAAAAGTGAACTTCATGACCTGTTGAGCAAGCCTTCACTGAACGGTATCCCTTTGCTGGTTCTGGGTAACAAGATTGACAAGCCCGAAGCTCTATCCAAACAGGCTTTAACTGATCAAAT GGGACTGAAATCATTGACGGACAGGGAAGTTTGTTGCTTTATGATATCATGCAGAAACTCCACCAACATTGACTCAGTTATCGATTGGCTTGTAAAGCATTCCAAATCTAAGAGCTAA
- the LOC113291186 gene encoding F-box protein CPR1-like produces the protein MAESCCPSTPLVILPEDVIFQILIWLPVQSLLRFKSVCRSWYTLIKSSHFIKRHITAITVDDKNSSRLGGTFICRHESLETQESTPSFYFLSEKGGFKKLEDLGKRLGFKDVRQFCALHMEDSVHGIICLFNTITRDIFLWNPATRQCRPLPKSSNGNPKVGYTHYDFVGLGFDVKSKDYKVIKVSYFEPEENDELIFYSPRKVQIYCLSTDSRRLIDSDFRIVSGCATMGRSLNGDKLACFTATREDCMIFKVWMLNDYNTVKESWSRLYTVDLMSPRLETRYGWCRILANSYSGKFGLMWGKTLVCYNSITDEFEDLGLGKGMKPSYVRATIYKESLVSVDAHSSATKAFSS, from the exons ATGGCTGAAAGTTGCTGCCCTAGTACTCCTCTTGTTATTCTGCCAGAAGATGtaattttccaaattttgatatGGCTCCCTGTACAATCTCTGTTGCGATTCAAATCTGTGTGTAGATCATGGTATACCCTCATTAAATCATCTCACTTTATAAAACGCCATATCACTGCTATTACGGTTGACGACAAGAACAGCTCCAGGTTAGGCGGCACCTTCATCTGCAGGCATGAATCACTAGAAACACAAGAATCTACACCTTCGTTTTATTTCCTTTCTGAAAAAGGAGGCTTCAAGAAGTTGGAGGATCTCGGCAAACGGTTAGGTTTTAAAGATGTGAGACAGTTTTGTGCCTTGCATATGGAGGATTCTGTTCATGGAATAATTTGCTTATTTAACACGATAACCAGGGATATTTTTCTTTGGAACCCTGCTACGAGACAATGTAGACCGCTTCCGAAGTCGTCGAACGGAAACCCTAAAGTTGGGTATACCCATTATGATTTTGTTGGACTCGGTTTTGATGTTAAAAGCAAGGATTACAAGGTGATAAAGGTCTCCTATTTCGAACCCGAAGAAAATGATGAGCTTATATTTTACAGCCCGCGCAAAGTTCAGATATACTGCCTCAGTACTGATTCTCGGAGGTTGATAGACTCAGATTTCCGTATTGTATCTGGTTGCGCAACAATGGGACGGAGTTTGAATG GTGATAAACTAGCTTGCTTTACGGCCACTAGGGAAGATTGTATGATATTCAAGGTATGGATGTTGAATGATTACAATACAGTGAAGGAGTCATGGTCTAGGCTCTACACAGTTGATCTCATGTCTCCACGACTTGAAACAAGGTATGGATGGTGTCGTATCCTTGCAAATTCTTATAGTGGAAAGTTTGGTTTAATGTGGGGCAAAACTTTGGTATGTTACAACTCTATTACTGATGAGTTTGAGGATCTTGGTTTGGGGAAAGGAATGAAACCCTCTTATGTTAGGGCTACTATCTATAAGGAAAGCCTTGTTTCTGTTGATGCACATAGTTCAGCAACTAAAGCTTTCTCCTCCTAA